A single region of the Brassica rapa cultivar Chiifu-401-42 chromosome A03, CAAS_Brap_v3.01, whole genome shotgun sequence genome encodes:
- the LOC103861850 gene encoding ammonium transporter 1 member 4 — protein sequence MASSTISCNATDLIPLLSGGANATAAAAAAEFICQRFETVSGKFTDAGYAIDNTYLLFSAYLVFSMQLGFAMLCAGSVRAKNTMNIMLTNVIDAAAGGLFYYLFGFAFAYGAPSNGFIGKHFFGMSDFPKPTFDYPFFLYQWTFAIAAAGITSGSIAERTQFVAYLIYSSFLTGLVYPIVSHWFWSSDGWASPARSENLLFQSGVIDFAGSGVVHMVGGIAGLWGALIEGPRIGRFEQRSKPLTLRGHSATLVVLGTFLLWFGWYGFNPGSFAIIFKSYGTSPGSSFYGQWSAVGRTAVTTTLAGCTAALTTLFGKRLIDGYWNVTDVCNGLLGGFAAITSGCSVVEPWAAVICGFVAAWVLMGFNKLADKLQFDDPLEAAQLHGGCGAWGIIFTGLFADKTYVSEIYGGDPNRPFGLFMGGGGRLLAAHVVQIVVIVGWVSVTMGTLFFVLHKMELLRIPSEDEVAGMDPTSHGGLAYMYTEEEIKNGIMVRGVGGEDDHVQGHVGVL from the coding sequence ATGGCGTCGTCGACAATCTCTTGCAACGCCACCGATCTGATCCCTTTACTCTCCGGCGGAGCCAACGCCACCGCCGCAGCCGCCGCCGCGGAATTCATCTGCCAGAGATTCGAAACCGTCTCCGGCAAATTCACCGACGCGGGCTACGCCATCGACAACACGTACCTCCTCTTCTCAGCGTACCTAGTCTTCTCGATGCAGCTCGGCTTCGCCATGCTCTGCGCCGGATCCGTCCGCGCCAAAAACACGATGAACATAATGCTCACGAACGTCATCGACGCCGCCGCCGGAGGTCTCTTCTACTACCTCTTCGGCTTCGCCTTCGCGTACGGAGCTCCGTCGAACGGATTCATCGGAAAACACTTCTTCGGGATGAGCGATTTCCCCAAACCTACGTTCGATTATCCTTTCTTCCTTTACCAGTGGACGTTCGCCATCGCCGCCGCGGGGATCACGAGCGGATCCATCGCCGAGAGGACGCAGTTCGTTGCGTATTTGATTTATTCGTCTTTCTTAACCGGATTGGTTTACCCGATTGTGTCTCATTGGTTCTGGTCTAGCGACGGTTGGGCGTCTCCAGCTAGATCTGAAAACCTTCTGTTTCAATCAGGTGTGATCGATTTCGCGGGATCCGGCGTCGTTCATATGGTTGGAGGAATCGCCGGTTTATGGGGAGCGTTAATCGAAGGACCGAGAATCGGCCGGTTTGAGCAACGGAGTAAACCGCTTACGTTGCGTGGTCACAGCGCGACTTTGGTTGTACTCGGTACGTTTTTACTATGGTTCGGTTGGTACGGGTTTAACCCCGGTTCGTTCGCGATTATTTTCAAATCGTACGGTACCTCTCCCGGGAGCTCATTCTACGGACAGTGGAGTGCTGTCGGAAGAACCGCTGTTACAACGACGTTAGCTGGATGTACTGCGGCGCTAACGACTCTGTTCGGGAAGAGATTGATTGATGGTTACTGGAACGTTACGGATGTATGTAACGGTTTGTTAGGCGGTTTCGCGGCGATAACCAGCGGCTGCTCGGTTGTTGAACCGTGGGCCGCGGTTATCTGCGGGTTTGTAGCGGCCTGGGTGCTAATGGGCTTCAACAAGTTAGCTGATAAGCTCCAATTCGATGATCCTTTAGAAGCGGCTCAGCTTCACGGCGGTTGTGGCGCTTGGGGGATTATTTTCACCGGATTGTTCGCGGATAAAACGTATGTGTCGGAGATCTACGGAGGCGATCCGAACAGACCGTTTGGGCTGTTTATGGGAGGAGGAGGGAGGTTGCTTGCGGCGCACGTAGTGCAGATTGTGGTGATCGTGGGTTGGGTTAGTGTGACGATGGGGACTTTGTTTTTTGTGTTGCATAAGATGGAACTGTTGAGGATACCGTCGGAGGATGAGGTCGCCGGGATGGATCCGACGAGTCATGGTGGGTTGGCTTATATGTATACAGAAGAAGAGATTAAGAATGGTATTATGGTTAGAGGTGTGGGTGGTGAAGATGATCATGTCCAGGGACATGTAGGTGTTCTTTGA
- the LOC103862136 gene encoding F-box/kelch-repeat protein At5g39560-like isoform X2, with protein sequence MNRDDEQPQGNKNTNPPPPLNLQSQSFSSLPHDIAENILARVSRYDYPSFSLVSKRFHSLLSSPELYKTRSHIRTTEPFLYVCLKHYEDQPSKWFTLWMRPVVETLTKDDDDHLLPHDDYSLFPVPSSCNPFLEPYCALVAVGSELYVIGGTYEAPSSAVRILDCRTHTWRDGPSMLVARWCVDAFLLYEKIYVMGRSGINESLARIEVLDIKTQTWRHLRSLGAYEFDSHWFEINVFEGKIYANAENKSYAYDPQESRWEVVETHRRGFKFIKDWCVIEDVMYCFTHSGYCKWYDSKTRDWIDVKGSDMKILRMHRTCGLAWRPMLRIHNLGGKLLVMWVPDFEIDNEKTERRIWCAKIALEKRGNDVWGKIEWANSVHEWCWFTSCVVSI encoded by the exons ATGAACCGCGATGATGAACAGCCGCAGGGAAACAAGAACACCAACCCTCCACCACCGCTGAATCTACAATCTCAATCGTTTTCTTCACTCCCACATGATATAGCTGAGAACATTCTTGCTCGTGTCTCTAGATACGACTACCCTAGTTTCTCTCTCGTCTCCAAGAGATTCCactctctcctctcttctcctGAACTGTACAAGACACGTTCTCACATCAGAACCACCGAACCATTTCTCTATGTCTGCCTAAAACATTACGAAGACCAACCTTCTAAATGGTTCACTCTTTGGATGAGACCTGTCGTTGAAACCCTAACCAAAGACGACGACGATCATCTTCTTCCACATGATGACTATTCGTTGTTTCCGGTACCTTCTTCTTGTAATCCTTTCCTCGAACCATATTGTGCTTTAGTAGCGGTTGGTTCAGAACTCTACGTAATCGGTGGAACTTACGAGGCTCCGTCTTCAGCTGTTCGTATTCTTGATTGTCGTACTCACACTTGGCGTGATGGGCCTAGTATGTTGGTGGCTCGGTGGTGTGTGGATGCCTTTTTACTCTACGAGAAAATATACGTGATGGGACGTTCGGGGATCAATGAGTCTCTGGCTCGGATAGAAGTGTTGGACATAAAGACTCAGACTTGGAGACACTTGCGGAGCCTTGGAGCCTACGAGTTTGACAGCCATTGGTTTGAGATTAATGTGTTTGAAGGAAAGATTTACGCAAATGCTGAAAATAAGAGCTATGCTTATGACCCACAAGAAAGTAGGTGGGAAGTTGTGGAGACCCACCGGCGAGGCTTCAAATTTATAAAGGATTGGTGTGTGATAGAGGATGTAATGTATTGTTTTACGCACTCCGGTTATTGCAAATGGTATGACTCCAAAACTAGAGACTGGATAGATGTCAAGGGTTCAGATATGAAAATATTGCGCATGCATAGAACATGTGGCTTAGCATGGCGGCCTATGCTTCGAATACACAACCTTGGTGGGAAACTTTTAGTTa tgtgGGTCCCCGATTTTGAAATAGACAACGAAAAAACTGAAAGGAGAATATGGTGCGCGAAAATCGCATTAGAGAAGCGTGGAAATGATGTTTGGGGTAAGATAGAATGGGCTAATTCTGTCCACGAGTGGTGTTGGTTCACGAGTTGTGTAGTCTCGATTTGA
- the LOC103862136 gene encoding F-box/kelch-repeat protein At5g39560-like isoform X1, producing the protein MNRDDEQPQGNKNTNPPPPLNLQSQSFSSLPHDIAENILARVSRYDYPSFSLVSKRFHSLLSSPELYKTRSHIRTTEPFLYVCLKHYEDQPSKWFTLWMRPVVETLTKDDDDHLLPHDDYSLFPVPSSCNPFLEPYCALVAVGSELYVIGGTYEAPSSAVRILDCRTHTWRDGPSMLVARWCVDAFLLYEKIYVMGRSGINESLARIEVLDIKTQTWRHLRSLGAYEFDSHWFEINVFEGKIYANAENKSYAYDPQESRWEVVETHRRGFKFIKDWCVIEDVMYCFTHSGYCKWYDSKTRDWIDVKGSDMKILRMHRTCGLAWRPMLRIHNLGGKLLVMWVPDFEIDNEKTERRIWCAKIALEKRGNDVWGKIEWANSVHEWCWFTSCVVSI; encoded by the exons ATGAACCGCGATGATGAACAGCCGCAGGGAAACAAGAACACCAACCCTCCACCACCGCTGAATCTACAATCTCAATCGTTTTCTTCACTCCCACATGATATAGCTGAGAACATTCTTGCTCGTGTCTCTAGATACGACTACCCTAGTTTCTCTCTCGTCTCCAAGAGATTCCactctctcctctcttctcctGAACTGTACAAGACACGTTCTCACATCAGAACCACCGAACCATTTCTCTATGTCTGCCTAAAACATTACGAAGACCAACCTTCTAAATGGTTCACTCTTTGGATGAGACCTGTCGTTGAAACCCTAACCAAAGACGACGACGATCATCTTCTTCCACATGATGACTATTCGTTGTTTCCGGTACCTTCTTCTTGTAATCCTTTCCTCGAACCATATTGTGCTTTAGTAGCGGTTGGTTCAGAACTCTACGTAATCGGTGGAACTTACGAGGCTCCGTCTTCAGCTGTTCGTATTCTTGATTGTCGTACTCACACTTGGCGTGATGGGCCTAGTATGTTGGTGGCTCGGTGGTGTGTGGATGCCTTTTTACTCTACGAGAAAATATACGTGATGGGACGTTCGGGGATCAATGAGTCTCTGGCTCGGATAGAAGTGTTGGACATAAAGACTCAGACTTGGAGACACTTGCGGAGCCTTGGAGCCTACGAGTTTGACAGCCATTGGTTTGAGATTAATGTGTTTGAAGGAAAGATTTACGCAAATGCTGAAAATAAGAGCTATGCTTATGACCCACAAGAAAGTAGGTGGGAAGTTGTGGAGACCCACCGGCGAGGCTTCAAATTTATAAAGGATTGGTGTGTGATAGAGGATGTAATGTATTGTTTTACGCACTCCGGTTATTGCAAATGGTATGACTCCAAAACTAGAGACTGGATAGATGTCAAGGGTTCAGATATGAAAATATTGCGCATGCATAGAACATGTGGCTTAGCATGGCGGCCTATGCTTCGAATACACAACCTTGGTGGGAAACTTTTAGTTatgt gGGTCCCCGATTTTGAAATAGACAACGAAAAAACTGAAAGGAGAATATGGTGCGCGAAAATCGCATTAGAGAAGCGTGGAAATGATGTTTGGGGTAAGATAGAATGGGCTAATTCTGTCCACGAGTGGTGTTGGTTCACGAGTTGTGTAGTCTCGATTTGA